The Kribbella sp. HUAS MG21 genome includes the window CCCCGGGGTGGACAACAGGACCGGCCCGTCTCCATGCCCGTGCTTGAAGTAGGCCTTTGCCGTGTGAGCCATCGTCATCCAATCAGTCCTGTTGTGGCTTCTTTGGGTACGTGCGCTTGAAGTCGTCGGGTGCGCTCGCACCACGCGGCGCGCTTCGCGCACTCGCCGTCCAGGTCAGATCCTTGCGCGGCGGTGCCTTGTAGTCGCACGCGAGCGCCAGCTCGCAACAAGCCGGCGGCAGCAGGCAAAGAGCGGCGTCAGCCGCAACACCCGGCGCCAGCCGGAAACAAGAGATCCGGGCGCCAAGCCCGGGGGTGGGTGGGAGCGGGCGTAGCGGCCGCGTCTGAGGAGCGCAGCGACGAGGCCAGCGGCTGCGGAGCACGCGTGGGCCGGGTGGTTGAATGGCATCCGTAGACTATGCGTTCCACGTCAGTGTGGATGCTCTCTGTCATGACACCTGTACTGCGGGTGCCCACTTCCGGAGGAATCGGTGAACCGGTCGACTCTCGTCCGTGCACTGCTCGCGTTCCTGGTCCTCGCCGCGTCGACGTACGTGACGTTGACCGCGAAGCCGAAGCTCGGTCTCGACCTGCGCGGCGGGACGCAGATCGTGCTGCAGGCCAAGGACTCGCCGACGGTGAAGGCGACCGCGGAGAACACCGACAAGGCCACCCAGGTGCTGCACCGGCGGATCGACGCCCTCGGTGTCAGCGAGCCGAACGTCACCCGCCAGGGCGAGGACCGGATCATCGTCGAGCTGCCGGGCGTGCAGGATCCGCGCGAGGCCGCGAAGGTGATCGGCAAGACCGCCCAGCTGACGTTCCACGAAGTACTCGACCAGGTCGCGGCCAAGCCGGCGAAACCGGCGGCGGGGGAGACGTACCTGCCGCCCGAGGACGGCCAGGGCTTCCTGCGGCTGGCCAAGCCCGCGATGACCGGTGAACTGGTCGGCGGCGCCGAAGGCCGGCTCGACCCGCAGCAGGTCGCGCAGGGCTGGTTCGTCGAGATGAACTTCAAGGGCGACGGCGGCAAGATCTGGGGCAACATCACCGGCAAGGCGGCCTGCCAGCCGGTCGGTACGCCGCAGCGGCTGATCGCGATCGTTCTGGACAACGAGGTCATCAGCGCGCCGCAGGTCGACCCGAACGGTGGCAACCAGCTCTGCAACGTCGGCATCCAGGGCGGCAGCACCACGATCTCCGGCACCTTCACCGAGACCGAGGCGAAGGACCTGGCCGCGCTGATCTCCGGCGGTGCGCTGCCGCTGCCGGTCGAGGTCATCGACCAGCGGACGGTCGGCCCGTCGCTCGGCAAGGACGCGATCGAGGCCAGCGCGCTCGCCGCGATCATCGGCCTGGCGCTGACCGCGCTGTTCATCATCGTGGCCTACCGCCTGGTCGGCCTGATGGCGGTCCTCGGCCTGCTCGGGTACGCCGCGATGTCGTACGCCGCGCTGACCGCGATCGGGGCCACCCTCACCCTGCCCGGCCTGGCCGGTTTCGTCCTAGCGATCGGTATGGCGGTCGACGCGAACGTCCTGGTGTTCGAACGCGCCCGCGAGGACTACACAGCCGGCCGCACCGACGGACTGCGCCGCTCCCTGCGGAGCGGCTTCCAGAACGCGCTGTCCGCGATCGCCGACTCCAACATCACCACCCTGCTCGCCGCCGGGCTGCTGTTCTTCCTGGCCGCCGGCCCGGTCCGCGGCTTCGGTGTCACCCTGTCGATCGGTGTGATCGCGTCGCTGCTGTCGGCGCTGGTGGTGACCCGGGTGTTCGCCGAATTCGTGGTGTCGCGCGGGTTCGTCCTGCGGCGTCCGGGACTGAGCGGTATCGCGGGCCACGGCCGCGTGCGGACCTGGCTGGAGTCCCGCCGGCCGTCGTTGATGAAGCACAGCCGCCGCTGGCTGGTCATCACGGCCGTCGCGATCGTCGTGAGCCTCGCCGGTGTCGCCGTCCGCGGCCTGAACCTTGGCATCGAGTTCACCGGCGGCCGGCTGATCGAGGTCAGTACGTCGCAACGGATCACGCCGGACCAGGCGCGCGCCGCGGTCGCCGAGGCGGGGTACCCGACGGCCGTCGTCCAGGCGTCCGGGACCGACGACATCACGGTCCGGACGTCGACGATCAGCGACGACGAGGCGGAGAAGATCCGCGAGTCGATCGGCCGGATCGGCGGCGGCGCGGAGGTGATCCGCAACGAGAGCATCGGTCCGTCGCTCGGTGAGGAGCTGCGCAACAAGGGCCTGATCGCGCTCGGCATCGCGCTGCTCGCCCAGCTGGCCTATCTCGCCGCGCGCTTCCGCTGGACGTACGGCGCCGGCGCCGTACTGGCGCTGCTGCAGAACGTCGCGGTCGTGGTCGGCATCTTCGCCTGGACCGGGAAGCCGATCGACGGCATCTTCCTGGCCGCGATCCTGACGATCATCGGGTACACGGTGAACGACTCGGTCGTCGTGTTCGACCGGATCCGCGAGACCCGCAGTGCCCGCTCGACCGACAGTTTGGGCCCGGTCATCGACACCGCGATCGTCAACGTGCTGCCGCGGACGATCAACACCGGTATCTCGACCTTGTTCATCCTGACCGCGCTGCTGTTCCTGGGCGGTGACTCGCTGGCCGACTTCGCCTTGGCGCTGCTGCTCGGCATCGTCGTCGGCACGTACTCCTCCAACCTCACCGCGGCGCCGCTGCTCCTCGAGCTGGAACGCCGTTACCCGGCCCCGCCGCCGCGCCCGAAGCGCGTCCAGGTGGACCGCGACGCCCAGCCCGACCGCGGCGCCGTCGTCTAGCAGCTCGGGTTATCCACACCCCAGCCCGCCGGGACGGAATCTGTCCGTCGCGCGGGCTAGGGTGTGGCGGTGGGTGTTGACGTACGGGAACTGCTGGAAGCTGCCGTGGCCGGGATCGCCGGACAGACACGGCCCGGGCAGGTGGAGATGGCGCAGGCCGTCGACACCGCGATGCACGAGGGATCGCATCTCCTCGTCCAGGCAGGCACCGGCACCGGCAAGTCCCTCGGGTACCTCGTGCCCGCCCTGGTGCACGCGATCGAGGACCGCCGCGTGGTCGTCTCCACGGCCACGCTCGCTCTGCAGTCCCAGCTGGTCGACCGGGACGTCCCGGCGCTCCTCGACGCCACGGAGAAGCTGCTGCCGCGCAGACCGGCGTACGCGATCCAGAAAGGGCGGAACAACTACGCCTGCCTGCACCGGATCCGCGAGGGCGCGCCGGACGACGACGGCATGCTCGTCGATGTCCCGCCGTCGGGGGAGATCGGCCGCCAGGTCGTCGAGCTGCGCGACTGGGCGGAGCAGCAGCTCGCCGACGGCGAGGCGGGCGACCGGGACCACGCCCCGTCGCACCAGTACCAGGCCTGGCAGCAGGTCGCGATCAGCGCGCGCGAGTGCCTCGGCGCCCAGAAATGCCCGTACGGCGAGGAGTGCTTCGCCGAGAAGGCCAAGGAGCAGGCCCGCAAGGCCGACATCGTCATCACCAACCACGCGCTGCTCTCGATCGACGCCTTCGAGAACCGGACCGTCCTGCCCGAGCACGACGTGGTCATCGTCGACGAGGCGCACGAGCTGCCCGCCCGGGTCACCGGCGCGGCCGGCGACGAACTGTCCCCGCAGATGGTCGAGCGTGCCGCCAAGCGGGCCCGCCGGTTCGTCGACGACGACAAGGCCGACGACCTGATCGACGCCTCCGACGCCCTCCGCGCGGCGCTCGACGGCACCCGCGAGGGCCGCATCGAGCCGTCCAACGCGCCGGTCCTCGAGGCCGCGGGCCTGGTCCGCGACGCGGCCCGCGCGCTGTACTCCGACCTGAACAAGAAGTCCGACGACAAGGACGACGACCCGGACGGCGCCAAACGGCAGTCGAAGGGCGCCGTCAAGGAGATCTTCGACGTCGCCGAACGCGTCGCCGCGCTCAGCGACGCCGACGTGGTCTGGATGATCGACCGCGACCGCTTCGGCCGGGAGCTCCGGATCGCCCCGCTCACCGTCGCCGGCCTGCTCCGCGAGCTCGTCCTTCGCGACCGTACGGCGGTGCTCACCTCGGCGACGCTGACGCTCGGCGGCGACTTCGACGCGATCGCCCGCCAGGTCGGGCTGCGGCCGTCCGACAAGCTCGCCGACGACGACGAGATGCCGGACCTGGACGACTCCGGCGAGACCGGCCCGCTGCCGTGGCGCGGGCTCGACGTCGGCTCCCCGTTCGAGTACGAGAAGCAGGGGATCCTGTACGTCGCCAAGCACCTGCCGCCACCGCACCGCGACGGCCTGGGCAAGAAGCAGTTCGAGGAGATCATCGACCTGATCACCGCGGCCGGCGGGCGCACCCTCGGCCTGTTCTCGTCGCGGCGCGCGGCCGAGGCGGCAACCGCGGCGGTCCGCGAGGCGACCGACCTCAAGGTGCTCTGCCAGGGCGACGCACAGCTCGGCGAGCTGGCCCGCGAGTTCGTCGAGGACCCGGAGACGTCCCTGTTCGGCACGCTGTCGCTGTGGCAGGGCATCGACGTACCGGGGTCGACGTGCAACCTGGTGATCATCGACCGGATCCCGTTCCCGCGCCCCGACGAGCCGCTGATGGCGGCCCGGCAGCGCGCCGTCGACGAGGCAGGCGGCAACGGCTTCATGGCCGTCGCCGCGACGCACGCCGGCCTGCTGCTCGCGCAGGGCACCGGCCGCCTGATCCGCCGCAGCACGGACCGCGGCGTGGTGGCGATCCTCGACCCGCGCATCGTCACCCAGCGGTACGGCGGGTTCCTGCGCGCCTCCTTGCCTCCGATGTGGCCGACCGCCGATCGTGAGAAGGTGCTCGGCGCCTTGAAGAGGTTGCAGTCCGCATGAGTCCCGTGGCCGGTCCGCCGGTGCTGCCGATGATGGCGGCCCTGGGCAAGATGCCCTCCGGGGCGGGCTGGGCGTACGAGCTGAAGTGGGACGGCATCCGCGTGATCGCCGAAGTGGACGACGGCGTCTGCCGGCTCTGGTCGCGGAACAGCCACGACGTCTCGGGTGGGTACCCGGAGCTGATCGGCCTGGCGGAGGCGCCGGGCCTGCGGCATCCCGCCGTACTGGACGGTGAGATCGTCACCCTCGACGAGCACGGCGCGCCGTCGTTCGGACTGCTGCAGCGCCGGATGCACGTCCGGGATCCGCGCCAGCTCAGGCATCTGATCACCGAGGTGCCGGTATCGGTGCGGCTGTTCGACCTGCTCCGCCTCGACGGCAAGTGGTTGCTAGAGGCAACGTACGACGACCGGCGCGGGCTGCTCGAGTCACTCGACCTCGACGACCCGTTCTGGGAGGTGCCGGCCGCGCTGACCGACGGCGAGCAGGCGCTCGAACAGTCCGCCGTCCAAGGGCTCGAGGGCGTGGTCGCGAAGCGCCGCAAGTCCCGGTACCTGCCGGGCAAGCGCAGTTCCGACTGGATCAAGGTGAAGCCGGTGCTGACCCGGGACGTCATCCTCTGCGGCTGGCATCCGGGGGAGGGGAACCGGGCCGGGCGGATCGGGTCCTTCTACTGCGCGGCGTACGACGGTGACGAACTGGTGCTGATCGGCAAGGTCGGTTCCGGGCTGGACTTCGCGACGCTGGAGATGCTGAGCGCCGAGCTGACCGGTCTGGAGATCGACCGGCCGGCGTTCGACCCGTCGGGGATCCCCACGACCGACCGGCGACGGGCGCACTGGCTGGACCCGGTGCTGGTCGCCGAAGTGACCTATTCCGGCTGGGGCGGCGACGGTCGGCTGCGGCATCCGGTCTGGCGCGGTCTACGGCTCGACATCGACCCGGAAACGGTCCTCGCCGAGCGACCGTGAATACATTTCACGACATGCTGACGAGCCGCGGAATTGTTCGAAATGCGGTGAATATCCGGCGTCGCTGAGACGCTTTCTGTTCAACTGTCGCAGCAAATCGGGTATTTCAGTCGTTCGATTCCCGGGACGGGGCCGGGACCGCCAGCGCCGCCTCGATCTTGTCGGTCAGCTTCTCCGGGGCGTGGGTGGGCGCGTACCGCGCGATCACCGCGCCGTCGCGGCCGACCAGGAACTTCGTGAAGTTCCACTTGATCCGGCCGCCGAGCAGGCCGCCCTGCTCGCGTTTCAGCCAGTTGTACAAGGGGATCGTCCGCGCTCCGTTGACGTCGATCTTGGCGAACATCGGGAACGTGACGTGGTAGATCGTCGAGCAGAAGTTCGCGATCTCGTTCTCGTCGCCGGGCTCCTGGTGGCCGAACTGGTCACAGGGGAAGCCCAGTACCGAGAAGCCCTGCCGGCGGTAGGTCCGGTAGAGCTTCTGCAACCCCGTGTACTGCGGGGTCTGGGCGCACTGCGACGCCGTGTTCACCACCAGGAGCACCTGGTCGCGGAAATCGGCAAGAGACTGTTCATTGCCTTCGATCCGCCGCGCGCTGAAGTCATAGACAGTCGTCATGTCTCAATGCTGACATGACACGCCCGACTTCGCGCGCCGTCCGATATGTCAGACTCGGCGCAGAACTGTTACGACCTTTCCGAGAATGATCGCGTCCTTGCCGTCGATCGGCTCGAACGCGGGGTTGTGTGGTAGCAGCAGGATCTCGGTCTTGGTCTTCTTGAACGTCTTCACGGTGGCCTCGCCGTCGATCATCGCGGCCACGATGTCGCCGTTCTCCGCGGTCGGCTGCTGCCGGACCACGACCCAGTCGCCGTCGCAGATCGCCGCGTCGATCATCGACTCACCCTTGACCCGGAGCATGAACAGCGTGCCCTCGCCGACCATTGCCTTGGGCAACGGGAAGACCTCTTCGATCTCCTGCTCGGCGAGGATCGGCCCACCGGCGGCGATCCGGCCGACCACCGGCACGTACGCCGCGTCCGGGTGCGCGTCGCCGGCGTCGGTCTCGTCGTACGCCGTCTGCCGCACCGGTCCGAGCGCCGCCCGGCGGGCCGCGGCGTCCACCTCGCCCGGGTAGCGGACCTCGATCGCGCGCGGCCGGTTCGGGTCGCGGCGGAGCAGGCCCTTCTGCTCGAGCACGCGAAGCTGGTGCGACACCGAGGAGGAGCTGGTCAGGCCGACCCGCTCGCCGATCTCGCGCATCGACGGCGGGTAGCCGCGGCTGTCCACCGACTCGCGGATCACGTCCAGCACCCGCCGCTGGCGCGGCGTCAGCCCGGTCGCGTCGGCCGGCCCGTCGGGCAGCTCGGCCACGGTCCGGTCCTTGTCTGCAGCCTTGCCGGTCATCTTGTCCGTGCCCCCGCCCGTAGTCGTGTCCGCCACCTTGCCCGCGGTCTTGTCCGCGCCAGTGCGCTCGTCCTTGCTGGAACCGCTCGGCGTCCTGGCCATCGCTGGTTGCTCCTCGGGTCGGGCCGGCGATCACCCACCGGCCGAAGCTTGCTCGACTGAGATGACCGTAGACCGAATCCTGAGATTCTTCAAACATCTGTTCGAAGGCGTGTCGCTTCGCAACTTTGTTCGGGTTTCGAGTTATAGAGCGCACGCGGGCAGCTTCGGCGTCAGGGAATTTCCTGGGCGTGTCCCGGTTGGAGATGGTTGCGCGACGAGCGGCTGTCGGTTAATCATTCGTACAGGCGTTCGATCGAACAGGTGTTCGGTCCGGTCGAACGGCCCGCCCTCCGAAAACTGTCGGAGGCGGCCGATAGACAAAAACCAGCACCGCAGAACGCGCCCCGACCGAGGTCTTGGAGGATCCGATGAGCACAGCAGCTCTAGCGCCCAACGCGCCGTCCCCGTCGCCGGTGCCGGCGCCGGCAGGTGCGCCGCGGCGGCGGACGCGGGTCGAGGGTGCGTCCACCGATCGGATGCCGGTGCGCGCCTGCTCCGGCGAGGAGCTCGGCCGCCACGCGCAGCACCACCGCCGCATCGACCTCGAGCCCACCACCCTCCGCCTGACCCGCCGCGGCCGGATGCTTCTGACGGCAGTCTCGGTCCTCATCTTCGGCGCCGCGGTGCTAGTCCTGGGCCTCCGAGTCGCCGGCGTCCTCGAGCCCGGCCCACGCTTCACCCACACCGTCCCGGTCCAGGTAGCCCCCGGCCAAAGCCTCTGGTCAATCGCCCAGTCCACCAACCCCAACCAGGACCCCGCGATCGTCGTGGAAAAGATCGCCAACCTGAACAACCTGACCACCCCCACCGACATCATCCCCGGCCAAACCCTCCAAATCCCCATCGCCCGCTGACCACCCCACCCGCACCTGAGCGGCGCACCCGCGAGCGGCGGAACTGTCGACGGCGCGGTTCTAGTGACTGTTTGGGGACTGGTGGTCGAGGGCTGATAGCAGCTGTGGAATCAGTGGGTTTGAGTCGGTCGTCCGCCAGGCGGCGGCGACTCGGGTGTGGGTGGGGTTGGGGTCGAGGTTGCGGTAGGCGACGTCTTTGAGGCGGATTCGGCGGATACTGTGCGGGGCGAGTGAGACGCCCAGGCCGGATTCCACGAGGGCGCAGATCGTCTGCCATTCCACCGCGTGCTGAACGACCCGAGGTGCGAAGCCGGCGTCGATGCACATGCCGGTGATCTGGTCGTACAGCGGCGGTCCGACGGCGCGCGGAAGCAGTACGAATGGGGAGTCCGCCAAGTCCGCGACTCGGATCGTGCGTTGTGCCGCGAGCGGATGCGTCGAAGGCAGAACGGCCACGAACGGTTCGGTCAGCACGGTCTGGAAGTCGAGCTCCGCGTCATCGGCCGGCGGTTCGCGCAATAGGCCGACGTCGATGGTCCGGTCGCGCAAGGCGGCGAGCTGGGGCGTGGTGGTCATCTCCTGGATGTCCAGGTCCACGGCGGGGAATCGTTCGCGGAAGGTTCGCAGCAGCCCCGGAAGGACGGTGAACGCGAGCGACGCCGCGAAGCCGATCCGTAGGCGTCCGCCTCTTCCGCTTCCCGCCTGCCGCGCGGCGGTCAACCCCGCGGCGAGGTCGGCGAGCGCGTGTTGGGCGGCCGGTAGAAGTTCGCGACCCGCCGCCGTGAGGCTGATCCGTCCCGGCTCACGGATGAACAGCGCGTACCCGACCTTGTCCTCCAGTCGGCGGATCTGCTGGCTCAGCGGCGGCTGGGCGATTCCCAGGCGAGCAGCGGCATGACCGAAATGGAGCTCCTCGGCCAGTACGACGAACGCGTGCAGCTGCGGCAGTGCAAGTTCAGGCCGTTCCATATGCCTAGAGATATCACTCCAGGGTTGTAGAGCTATTAGACGTATCGACGACTGGTCCCATAGCGTTCGGCGCATGACGGAGCGACGTGCAATCCTCAGCGGTTCGACGTTCGAGGAGCAGATCGGGTATGCCCGTGCCGTGGTCGACGGCGACTGGGTCCACGTGTCCGGGACGACCGGTTTCGACTACTCCACGATGACGATCTCCGACGACGTCGTGGAACAGGCCGAGCAGTGCCTGCGCAACATCGAAGCCGCCCTGACCGAAGCGAAATGCACCTTCGCCGACGTAGTACGCGTGCGCTACCTGCTCCCCGACCGAAACGACTTCGAACCCTGCTGGCCCGTACTACGCCGCACCTTCGGCGAGGTCCGCCCCGCAGCCACCATGCTCATGTGCGGCCTGGCCGACCCCCGCATGAAGATAGAAATCGAGGCCTACGCCCGCCGCACCACCTAGCCCCGCAGCCGTACCTGCCATCCGCCCGTTAGTTGTTGGGGCGGAGGTCTAATACGGCTTGGTGGCGTAGCCCATGTACGAGATTTTTGTTGTTTTCACCTGGCCGATGTTCAGGGAGCGGCTCAGGTGGCCGGGGCTGATTGTGCCGCGGCGGGCTCGGGTGAAGTTTCGTAGTACGGCTAGTTTGTTGGCGCGCGTACCGAGGCCGGTGATTTCGCCCAGGCGGAGGCCGTGCCGGCGGAGGGCCTCTTCGAGTTCGGTCGGCTTGATGAACATCTCCCACGCGTGCAGTTCGGTGTCGACGACCCTGGTCAGCCGCCATTCCTGCATCACCTTGATCACCAGCACCTTCGACGCGAACGTCCGGTTGATGGTGTCGAAGAGGTAGAGCCCGTCCGGCCGCAGTACCCGCGCCGTCTCGGCGATCACCCGGTTCAGGTCCGACACGTGCTCGAGAACGTCGCAGCAGTACGCGATGTCGACGCTCTCGTCGGCGAGCGGCAGGTGTTCACCTGTCCCCACGACGTACTGCGCATCCAGCCCGGACGTGCTCGCATGCGCAGCAGCGGTCCGCACCGACACCTCCGACGGGTCGACACCGACCACCCGGCAGCCGAGCCGAGCGAACTCCTCCGCCATGAAGCCGCCACCGCTGCCGATATCGACGGCCCGCCGGCCGACCGGAGCCCGCCCGGTCCGCTCGAGCACCGCGCGGAAGTACGCGAACCGCCCAGGCGTGAAGCTGCCGTGCAACAGGTTGAGCGGGTTGTCCTCGTCCCACCAACTGTCGCCGATCCGGTTGTAGATCTGGTTGTCGATCCGTCGCGAGTGAGTAGTCATCGGCTACACACCTACGGCCTCTGGCGAGGCGGTCCCGGTCTCACGCTGTGGGCTGCCGGGTAGACGTTTCTCAGCCACCTGCCCGGTGTCCCGGGTCTTCTGGTCGGCTCCGCGTCCGTTTAATGTCTCCGTCCCACTGACGGCGACTGCCAGCGCGGCGAGGTTCCTTGCCGCGTTCTCATCACGATCCATCACCAAACCGCAGGATCCACACACGTAGTCGCGTTCGGACAGGAGCAGCTTGGCTTTCACCACTCCACAGCCCGAACAGGTCTTGCTGGACGGGAACCAGCGGTCGGCCAGGATCAGCCGCCCGCCGTTCCATTGTGTCTTGTATGCCAGTTGCCGCCGGATCTCGCCGAACCCGGCGTCCCCGACTCGGCGGGCCAGGCGGCGGTTCTCGAGCATCCCGGCAACATTCAAGTCTTCCACGACCACGATCCCGTACTCGGCCGCGATCCCGGTGGTGAACTTGTGGAGCGCGTCAGCTCGCCGGTAGGCCACCTGGTGGTGCACGCGGTTGCGGTGGGCCTTCGCGCGCCTCCACCTCTTCGACGGCGTTCCGCCGGTACGCCGGTCCGGACCGACCCGGCGGGATGCCCTCCGCGACAGCCTGCCGAGTTTGCGCAGTGCCGCGTCCAGGTGTCTCGGGTTCGGCACCGTCTGCGGTTCGCCGCCCGGTTCGGCCAGGATCGCCAGGGACTTGATGCCCAGATCCACACCGACCACCGCGTCCGGCCGTGCCGGGGCCCGCACGTACGGGTCCTCTTCGACGGTGAACGACACGAAGCACCGGCCGCGCTCGAACCGGATCGTCGCGGCCACGATCCGGGCGGTGCCGTCGACGAGTTCGGGTGCCGGTGTCTCGTGCAGCCGCACTCGTCCGATGCGCGGAAGGACGGCGTACCGCTCCTCGCACCGGATGACGCCGGTGGTGAACCGGCACGACTTGACCGCCCTGTGCTTGGACTTGAACCGCGGAAACCCCACCGGGCGTCCGGCCCGCTTACCCTTGCGGGAGTCGCTCCAATTCTTCAGGGCGGCGGCCAACCGGGTGAGCCCGGACGCGTAGGCCTCCTTGGAGTACTCTGCCCACCACGGCGCGACCGTCGCCTTGACCTCGTTCCAGGCCTTGCGCAGCGAATACATCGACCACGACATCGCCGGAGTCAACAGCTCCTCCGGGATGGCGTAGCTGGCTTCGGCCGCCCGCTGATCCATCACGGCCTTCACCTGTCCAAGACCCCAGTTGAACGCCTTCCGCGCCGCACCGCAGTGCCCATCCAGCAATCGAGCCTGGCGAGGCGTCGGATTCAGCGCGTACTTGTACGCCCGGAGCATCACAACACGTCTTTCTGCCGCCCGTCGACGGCGTGCCGCACTCGAGAACCGGCGGTCCCAGCACCACGTCGCGAGATGCGGCGCCGTTTGGGTTCGGACGCGAGACAGTTGCCGTCCAGGTTGGCATCGTCAGGCATACGAGCAGTCTTCACGGCCCTACCGACAGAAAACAGGGGTCGGTCCGCCTGCTCGCCGCCGTGCCCGATCAAGGCGTTTTCGCGCGCCATTCGTCCTCGAGCAGCGCGTACACGTACTCGTTCGCCCACTCGCCCTTGAAGTGCAGGGCCTCCAGATGATGCGCCTCGCGCCGCATCCCAAGCCGCTCCAGCAAGCGCGCGGACGGCAGGTTCCGGTCGTCCAGGATCGCGACGATCCGGTGCAGCCCGAGCTCCTCGAAGCCGACCCGCAGCATCTCCCGCGCAGCCTCCGCCGCCAGCCCCTTGCCCTGGTACGCCGAGTGCAGCGCGAACCCGATCTCGCCCTGCCGATCCGCCTCACTGGCCCACTTCAGCAGTACTTCGCCTATGACGGTCCCGGTCTCGCGCAGTTCGATCGCCAGCACCAGCCACTGACCGGCCGCGGTCAACTCGCCCTGCGGCAACTTCCGCTCCAGCGCGGCCCGCGTGGCCTCCCGGTCCCGCACCGGCCACGGCGTGTACCGCACGACGTCCGGCAGCGAGTGGAACGCGAACAGGTCGTCGAGATCGTCCATCCGGTGCGGCCGCAGCTCCAGACGCTCGGTCAGCAGGGGATACGCAGGTCGGAACATCGCACCTTCCTCGGCTACTCTGTCTAACGACGTTAGACAGTACCTCCCACGGATGGCGAATGACCAGACGCGACCCTTCGTCCCACGCCGCGGCCGGTGTCACCGTCGCCGCGATCGCCGACGCGGCCCTGGCCGTGATCCGCGCAACCGGCGTCGACGGCCTCACGATGCGCGCCGTCGCCGAACGCCTGCACGTCCGCGCCCCGTCGCTGTACCACCACGTGCGCAACAAGTCCGAGCTCCTCGACCTGGTCGCCCGGAACGCCTTCGACCAGTTCGCCGCCGACAACACGGCGTACGGCGAACTCAAAACCGTCGACGAGTGGATCGACCTGACACGCTCCGGCTCGCTGGACCTGCGCGCGTTCTACGCCGACCATCCCGGCCTCGCCGGCCTGATGCTGTCGAAGGCAACACCCGACCGCGATCTGGGCGAGGGCTCGCGCGCCGAACTCGTCCGCGCGCAGATCGACGCCCTCGTGCGGATCGGCG containing:
- a CDS encoding TetR family transcriptional regulator, with product MTRRDPSSHAAAGVTVAAIADAALAVIRATGVDGLTMRAVAERLHVRAPSLYHHVRNKSELLDLVARNAFDQFAADNTAYGELKTVDEWIDLTRSGSLDLRAFYADHPGLAGLMLSKATPDRDLGEGSRAELVRAQIDALVRIGVPEPDARHLFEVTARWSLAAVVAEPADGRDLFADGLELMLYGVRARLLELLS
- the ubiG gene encoding bifunctional 2-polyprenyl-6-hydroxyphenol methylase/3-demethylubiquinol 3-O-methyltransferase UbiG, producing the protein MTTHSRRIDNQIYNRIGDSWWDEDNPLNLLHGSFTPGRFAYFRAVLERTGRAPVGRRAVDIGSGGGFMAEEFARLGCRVVGVDPSEVSVRTAAAHASTSGLDAQYVVGTGEHLPLADESVDIAYCCDVLEHVSDLNRVIAETARVLRPDGLYLFDTINRTFASKVLVIKVMQEWRLTRVVDTELHAWEMFIKPTELEEALRRHGLRLGEITGLGTRANKLAVLRNFTRARRGTISPGHLSRSLNIGQVKTTKISYMGYATKPY
- a CDS encoding LysR family transcriptional regulator — protein: MRRTLWDQSSIRLIALQPWSDISRHMERPELALPQLHAFVVLAEELHFGHAAARLGIAQPPLSQQIRRLEDKVGYALFIREPGRISLTAAGRELLPAAQHALADLAAGLTAARQAGSGRGGRLRIGFAASLAFTVLPGLLRTFRERFPAVDLDIQEMTTTPQLAALRDRTIDVGLLREPPADDAELDFQTVLTEPFVAVLPSTHPLAAQRTIRVADLADSPFVLLPRAVGPPLYDQITGMCIDAGFAPRVVQHAVEWQTICALVESGLGVSLAPHSIRRIRLKDVAYRNLDPNPTHTRVAAAWRTTDSNPLIPQLLSALDHQSPNSH
- the tnpB gene encoding IS607 family element RNA-guided endonuclease TnpB: MLRAYKYALNPTPRQARLLDGHCGAARKAFNWGLGQVKAVMDQRAAEASYAIPEELLTPAMSWSMYSLRKAWNEVKATVAPWWAEYSKEAYASGLTRLAAALKNWSDSRKGKRAGRPVGFPRFKSKHRAVKSCRFTTGVIRCEERYAVLPRIGRVRLHETPAPELVDGTARIVAATIRFERGRCFVSFTVEEDPYVRAPARPDAVVGVDLGIKSLAILAEPGGEPQTVPNPRHLDAALRKLGRLSRRASRRVGPDRRTGGTPSKRWRRAKAHRNRVHHQVAYRRADALHKFTTGIAAEYGIVVVEDLNVAGMLENRRLARRVGDAGFGEIRRQLAYKTQWNGGRLILADRWFPSSKTCSGCGVVKAKLLLSERDYVCGSCGLVMDRDENAARNLAALAVAVSGTETLNGRGADQKTRDTGQVAEKRLPGSPQRETGTASPEAVGV
- a CDS encoding GNAT family N-acetyltransferase, translated to MFRPAYPLLTERLELRPHRMDDLDDLFAFHSLPDVVRYTPWPVRDREATRAALERKLPQGELTAAGQWLVLAIELRETGTVIGEVLLKWASEADRQGEIGFALHSAYQGKGLAAEAAREMLRVGFEELGLHRIVAILDDRNLPSARLLERLGMRREAHHLEALHFKGEWANEYVYALLEDEWRAKTP
- a CDS encoding RidA family protein — its product is MTERRAILSGSTFEEQIGYARAVVDGDWVHVSGTTGFDYSTMTISDDVVEQAEQCLRNIEAALTEAKCTFADVVRVRYLLPDRNDFEPCWPVLRRTFGEVRPAATMLMCGLADPRMKIEIEAYARRTT